The following proteins are encoded in a genomic region of Bacillus sp. FJAT-22090:
- the secG gene encoding preprotein translocase subunit SecG has protein sequence MHAFLMILLVIVSLALIVVVLLQSGKSAGLSGAISGGAEQLFGKQKARGMDLVLHRVTIVLAVLFFILTIAVTKF, from the coding sequence ATGCATGCGTTTTTAATGATTTTACTAGTCATCGTATCGCTCGCATTAATCGTTGTCGTGTTGTTACAATCAGGGAAAAGTGCTGGTCTATCAGGAGCCATCTCTGGTGGGGCTGAACAACTATTTGGAAAACAAAAAGCTCGAGGCATGGACCTTGTATTACATAGAGTGACGATTGTACTTGCAGTATTATTTTTTATTTTAACTATTGCTGTTACTAAATTTTAA